From the Streptomyces sp. KMM 9044 genome, one window contains:
- a CDS encoding acyl-CoA dehydrogenase family protein translates to MSATPESPSRPTVTEHEARQVAEAAREQDWRKPSFAKELFLGRFRLDLVHPHPLPAHEEAERGEEFLAKLRDFCETRIDGALIDREARIPDEVVTGLKELGAFGMKIDTKYGGLGLTQVYYNKALALVGSASPAIGALLSAHQSIGVPQPLKMFGSQEQKDTFLPRCARTDISAFLLTEPDVGSDPARLATTAVPDGDSYLLDGVKLWTTNGVVADLLVVMARVPKSEGHRGGITAFVVEADSEGVTVENRNAFMGLRGLENGVTRFHRVRVPAAHRIGEEGQGLKIALTTLNTGRLSLPAMCVGAGKWCLKIAREWSAAREQWGKPVALHEAVGSKIAFIAATTFALEAVLDLSSQLADENRNDIRIEAALAKLYGSEMAWLMADELVQIRGGRGFETADSLRERGERAVPAEQILRDLRINRIFEGSTEIMHLLIAREAVDAHLSVAGDLIDPEKTLGDKARAGANAGVFYAKWLPRLVAGPGQLPGTYGEFKHGIDLSPHLRYVERTSRRLARSTFYAMSRWQGRMETKQGFLGRIVDIGAELFAMSAACVRAELLRTRGENGREAYQLADAFCRQSRIRVEELFDRLWTNTDDIDRKVVKGVLSGTYTWLEQGVVDPSGDGPWIADAAPGPSTHENRHRPIR, encoded by the coding sequence ATGTCCGCAACACCCGAGTCTCCGTCCCGACCCACCGTCACCGAACACGAGGCCCGCCAGGTCGCCGAGGCCGCCCGGGAACAGGACTGGCGCAAGCCCAGCTTCGCCAAGGAACTGTTCCTCGGCCGCTTCCGGCTCGACCTCGTCCACCCCCACCCCCTCCCGGCCCACGAGGAAGCCGAACGCGGCGAGGAGTTCCTCGCCAAACTCCGCGACTTCTGTGAGACCCGGATCGACGGTGCCCTGATCGACCGCGAGGCGCGCATCCCCGACGAGGTGGTCACCGGCCTCAAGGAGCTCGGCGCCTTCGGCATGAAGATCGACACCAAGTACGGCGGCCTCGGCCTGACACAGGTCTACTACAACAAGGCCCTCGCCCTCGTCGGCTCCGCCAGCCCCGCGATCGGCGCCCTGCTCTCCGCCCACCAGTCGATCGGCGTCCCGCAGCCGCTGAAGATGTTCGGCAGCCAGGAACAGAAGGACACCTTCCTGCCGCGCTGCGCCCGCACCGACATCTCGGCCTTCCTGCTCACCGAGCCCGACGTCGGCTCCGACCCGGCACGGCTCGCGACCACCGCCGTCCCGGACGGCGACTCCTACCTCCTCGACGGCGTGAAGCTGTGGACGACCAACGGTGTGGTCGCCGACCTCCTCGTCGTCATGGCCCGTGTGCCGAAGTCCGAGGGTCACCGGGGCGGCATCACCGCGTTCGTCGTGGAAGCGGACTCCGAGGGCGTCACCGTCGAGAACCGCAACGCCTTCATGGGCCTGCGCGGCCTGGAGAACGGCGTCACCCGCTTCCACCGCGTCCGGGTCCCTGCCGCCCACCGCATCGGCGAGGAGGGGCAAGGCCTGAAGATCGCGCTCACCACGCTGAACACCGGACGGCTGTCCCTGCCCGCGATGTGCGTCGGCGCCGGAAAGTGGTGCCTGAAGATCGCCCGCGAATGGTCGGCGGCCCGCGAACAGTGGGGCAAACCGGTGGCCCTGCACGAGGCGGTCGGTTCGAAGATCGCGTTCATCGCGGCGACCACCTTCGCCCTGGAGGCCGTGCTCGACCTGTCCTCGCAGCTGGCCGACGAGAACCGCAACGACATCCGCATCGAGGCCGCCCTCGCCAAGCTGTACGGCTCGGAGATGGCCTGGCTGATGGCCGACGAACTGGTCCAGATCCGCGGCGGACGCGGCTTCGAGACGGCCGACTCCCTCCGGGAGCGCGGCGAGCGGGCGGTCCCCGCCGAGCAGATCCTGCGCGACCTGCGCATCAACCGCATCTTCGAGGGCTCCACCGAGATCATGCACCTGCTGATCGCGCGGGAGGCCGTCGACGCCCACCTGTCCGTCGCCGGCGACCTCATCGACCCCGAGAAGACCCTGGGCGACAAGGCGAGGGCGGGGGCGAACGCGGGCGTCTTCTACGCGAAGTGGCTGCCCAGGCTCGTCGCGGGCCCCGGACAGCTCCCCGGCACCTACGGAGAGTTCAAGCACGGGATCGACCTCTCCCCGCACCTGCGGTACGTCGAGCGCACGTCCCGCAGACTCGCCCGCTCCACCTTCTACGCCATGTCCCGCTGGCAGGGCCGGATGGAGACCAAGCAGGGCTTCCTGGGCCGGATCGTCGACATCGGCGCCGAACTGTTCGCGATGAGCGCCGCCTGCGTCCGCGCCGAACTCCTGCGCACCCGCGGCGAGAACGGCCGCGAGGCCTACCAGCTCGCCGACGCCTTCTGCCGCCAGTCCCGCATCCGCGTCGAGGAGCTCTTCGACCGGCTGTGGACCAACACCGACGACATCGACCGCAAGGTCGTCAAGGGCGTGCTCTCCGGCACCTACACGTGGCTGGAGCAGGGCGTCGTCGACCCCTCGGGCGACGGCCCCTGGATCGCGGACGCCGCCCCCGGCCCGAGCACCCACGAGAACCGGCACCGGCCGATCCGCTGA